From Virgibacillus ihumii, the proteins below share one genomic window:
- a CDS encoding TetR/AcrR family transcriptional regulator, with amino-acid sequence MKKNKPKYNQIIEAAVEVIAENGYHASQVSKIAKKAGVADGTIYLYFKNKEDILVSVFKEKMGQFIEQIAEGINQKQNADEKLLTLIRMHFSQLASDHHLAIVTQLELRQSNSELRLEINNILKPYLSVMDDIIKEGTKEKVFRDDLNIPLVRQMIFGTLDETVTNWVMKEQKYNLLEMAPEVHRLLTHGLSDK; translated from the coding sequence ATGAAGAAAAATAAACCTAAATACAATCAAATTATTGAAGCAGCTGTTGAAGTGATTGCCGAAAATGGTTACCATGCTTCACAAGTATCGAAAATTGCAAAAAAGGCCGGGGTTGCAGACGGCACCATTTACCTGTATTTTAAAAATAAAGAGGATATTCTTGTATCTGTTTTTAAGGAGAAGATGGGACAGTTTATCGAACAAATTGCCGAGGGCATCAATCAGAAGCAAAATGCAGATGAGAAACTGCTCACCCTTATCCGGATGCATTTCAGCCAGCTTGCCAGCGACCACCACCTGGCGATTGTCACACAGTTGGAACTAAGGCAGTCGAACAGCGAATTGCGGCTGGAAATTAATAATATTCTCAAGCCTTATTTGTCGGTTATGGATGACATCATTAAAGAGGGCACAAAAGAAAAAGTATTTCGTGATGATCTGAACATCCCGCTCGTAAGGCAAATGATTTTTGGAACCCTGGATGAAACTGTAACAAATTGGGTTATGAAAGAACAAAAATATAATTTATTAGAAATGGCCCCTGAAGTTCAC
- a CDS encoding DUF350 domain-containing protein: protein MTGFWENIFVEIAARYSVVILCTIVFLAVFEVVTSYKNWQEIRNGNIAVALATGGKIFGIATIFRYSIEHNDTLLQSIGWGVFGFLLLLLGYFIFEFLTPTINVDKEIGQDNRAIGFISMMISVGLSFVIGASIG from the coding sequence ATGACCGGGTTCTGGGAGAATATCTTTGTGGAAATTGCAGCAAGATACAGCGTAGTCATTTTATGCACGATTGTTTTTCTTGCTGTATTTGAAGTGGTAACATCCTATAAGAACTGGCAGGAAATCAGAAATGGAAACATTGCCGTAGCATTGGCTACCGGGGGAAAAATTTTTGGCATCGCGACTATTTTCCGTTACTCCATTGAGCACAACGACACATTGCTGCAGAGTATCGGATGGGGCGTGTTTGGATTTTTGTTATTGCTGCTCGGCTATTTCATATTTGAATTCTTAACACCAACAATTAATGTGGACAAGGAGATTGGTCAGGACAACAGAGCTATCGGTTTCATATCCATGATGATTTCAGTAGGGTTGTCATTTGTTATTGGAGCCAGCATTGGATAG
- a CDS encoding AMP-binding protein translates to MDRKPWYRHYPKEISTSLTYDDKPLHTFLARSAELNAEKKALHFMGNEMTFAEVYTASKKMARYLQSLGLEKGDRVAIMLPNCPQGVISYYGTLMAGGTVVQTNPLYKERELEYQLNDSGATFIVCLDILLPRVTNVRGNTKLKHTIVAGIKDYLPFPKNKIYPIIQKKQYNMVVKIEQTDDTHIWQNIIDQSEENYFPVEVDPIEDLALLQYTGGTTGHPKGVMLTHHNLVANCQMCNAWLYRMNPSEQVVLGVLPFFHVYGMTTVMNISMMYGSKMILLPKFDAKEVLKTIHKQKPTLFPGAPTIYIGLLNHPDLKKYDLSSIEACISGSAPLPAEIQEQFEKITGGRLVEGYGLTETSPVTHSNFVWTDRVNGSIGVPWPDTDCKIVNMETSEEAAIGEVGELAVKGPQVMKGYWGNQEETDNVLKDGWMFTGDMGYMDEEGYFYIVDRKKDMIIAGGYNIYPREVEEVLYEHEAIQETVVAGIPDAYRGETVKAYIVLKTGSEVTEEELNEYCRKNLASFKVPRLYEYREELPKTAVGKILRRKLVDEEREKMEQNSNTI, encoded by the coding sequence ATGGATAGAAAGCCCTGGTATCGTCATTATCCGAAAGAAATTTCGACCTCATTAACCTATGATGATAAACCGCTGCATACCTTTTTAGCAAGATCTGCTGAATTAAACGCTGAAAAGAAAGCGCTTCATTTTATGGGGAATGAAATGACATTCGCAGAAGTTTATACAGCGTCTAAAAAGATGGCGCGGTATCTGCAATCACTGGGTCTTGAAAAAGGTGACCGTGTGGCAATTATGCTGCCCAATTGTCCCCAGGGGGTTATCAGCTATTATGGAACATTAATGGCCGGAGGGACGGTTGTTCAGACAAATCCGTTGTATAAAGAAAGAGAACTGGAATACCAGTTAAATGATTCAGGTGCAACATTTATTGTCTGTCTGGATATATTGCTCCCACGTGTTACAAATGTCAGAGGAAATACAAAATTGAAGCATACGATTGTTGCAGGAATAAAAGATTACCTGCCTTTTCCTAAAAATAAGATTTACCCGATTATCCAAAAGAAACAATATAATATGGTCGTCAAAATAGAACAAACTGACGATACACACATCTGGCAAAACATAATCGATCAATCGGAGGAAAATTATTTTCCTGTAGAGGTGGACCCAATTGAAGATCTTGCATTATTACAGTATACAGGCGGGACCACAGGGCATCCAAAAGGGGTTATGCTGACGCATCATAATCTGGTTGCCAACTGTCAAATGTGTAATGCATGGCTGTACAGAATGAACCCATCTGAACAAGTTGTATTGGGCGTGCTGCCGTTTTTCCATGTATACGGAATGACAACGGTTATGAATATATCCATGATGTACGGCTCAAAAATGATATTGCTTCCAAAATTTGATGCGAAAGAAGTTCTGAAAACGATTCATAAACAAAAGCCGACATTATTTCCGGGTGCACCAACCATATATATCGGATTGCTGAATCATCCGGATCTTAAAAAATATGATTTGTCATCAATAGAAGCCTGTATCAGTGGATCTGCGCCATTGCCTGCTGAAATTCAGGAACAGTTTGAAAAGATAACGGGCGGACGTTTGGTTGAGGGCTATGGACTAACGGAAACTTCCCCCGTAACGCATTCCAATTTTGTCTGGACCGACAGAGTTAACGGTAGTATTGGTGTTCCGTGGCCCGATACGGATTGCAAAATCGTGAATATGGAAACATCCGAGGAAGCAGCTATTGGTGAGGTTGGTGAATTGGCTGTAAAAGGACCGCAAGTGATGAAAGGTTATTGGGGTAATCAGGAAGAAACGGATAATGTTTTAAAAGATGGTTGGATGTTTACCGGTGATATGGGATATATGGATGAAGAGGGCTATTTTTACATTGTTGACCGGAAAAAAGATATGATTATCGCTGGTGGATATAATATTTATCCGAGAGAAGTCGAGGAAGTACTTTATGAGCATGAGGCGATTCAGGAGACTGTTGTAGCCGGTATTCCGGATGCATACCGCGGTGAAACGGTAAAAGCCTACATTGTTCTAAAAACCGGAAGTGAAGTAACGGAAGAAGAATTAAATGAGTATTGCAGGAAAAATCTGGCTTCATTTAAAGTTCCAAGGCTTTATGAGTACAGGGAAGAGTTGCCAAAAACGGCTGTCGGGAAAATACTGCGGAGAAAACTGGTTGATGAAGAAAGAGAAAAAATGGAACAGAACAGCAATACGATTTGA